The Serpentinimonas maccroryi genome has a segment encoding these proteins:
- a CDS encoding carboxyl transferase domain-containing protein, giving the protein MTVLETRLKNRSAEFLANQESMLALVVDLRQRLEQIAQGGGAAARAKHTARGKLLPRERVQTLLDPGTPFLELAPLAALDVYDNDAPCAGLITGIGRVAGIECMVVCNDATVKGGTYYPLTVKKHLRAQEIAQQNRLPCIYLVDSGGANLPNQDEVFPDRDHFGRIFYNQAQMSAQGIAQIAVVMGSCTAGGAYVPAMSDESIIVQNQGTIFLGGPPLVKAATGEVVSAEDLGGGDVHARLSGVADHLAQNDLHALALARQAVAHLGRRKQPEAVLRTPQPPRYPATDLHGIVPTDTRKPFDVREIIARLVDGSEFHEFKALYGSTLVCGFAHIEGMPVGIVANNGILFSESAQKGAHFIELCCQRKVPLVFLQNITGFMVGRKVENEGIARHGAKMVTAVATAAVPKFTVIIGGSFGAGNYGMCGRAFGPRFLWMWPNARISVMGGEQAASVLATLKRDAIEAKGGQWALEDEEAFKAPLRQQYETQGHPYYASARLWDDGVIDPADTRRVLALGLSAALNAPIADTRFGVFRM; this is encoded by the coding sequence ATGACCGTTTTGGAGACTAGGCTCAAAAACCGCAGCGCCGAGTTTTTGGCCAATCAAGAATCCATGCTCGCCCTGGTGGTCGATTTGCGCCAGCGGCTGGAACAGATCGCGCAGGGTGGCGGCGCGGCGGCGCGCGCCAAGCACACCGCCCGTGGCAAGCTGCTGCCACGCGAGCGCGTGCAAACCCTGCTCGACCCCGGCACCCCGTTTCTGGAGCTGGCCCCGCTGGCCGCGCTCGATGTCTATGACAACGACGCCCCCTGCGCCGGCCTGATCACTGGCATTGGCCGCGTGGCCGGCATCGAGTGCATGGTGGTGTGCAACGACGCCACCGTCAAGGGCGGCACCTACTACCCGCTGACGGTCAAAAAACACCTGCGCGCGCAAGAAATCGCACAGCAAAACCGCCTGCCCTGCATCTATCTGGTGGATTCGGGCGGCGCCAACCTGCCCAACCAAGACGAGGTGTTCCCAGACCGGGACCACTTTGGCCGCATTTTCTACAACCAGGCGCAGATGAGCGCGCAGGGCATCGCGCAGATCGCGGTGGTGATGGGCTCGTGCACCGCCGGCGGCGCCTACGTGCCGGCGATGAGCGACGAATCCATCATCGTGCAAAACCAGGGCACCATCTTTTTGGGCGGGCCGCCGCTGGTGAAGGCCGCCACCGGCGAGGTGGTGAGCGCCGAAGACTTGGGCGGCGGCGACGTGCACGCACGCCTGTCGGGCGTGGCCGACCACCTGGCGCAAAACGATCTGCACGCGCTGGCGCTGGCGCGGCAAGCGGTGGCGCACCTGGGGCGGCGCAAGCAACCCGAGGCGGTGCTGCGCACGCCGCAGCCGCCGCGCTACCCGGCCACCGATCTGCACGGCATCGTGCCCACCGACACGCGCAAGCCCTTTGATGTGCGCGAGATCATCGCCCGCCTTGTGGACGGCTCCGAATTCCACGAATTCAAGGCCCTGTACGGCAGCACGCTGGTCTGCGGCTTTGCCCACATCGAGGGCATGCCGGTGGGCATCGTGGCCAACAACGGCATCTTGTTCAGCGAATCGGCGCAAAAGGGCGCGCACTTCATCGAGCTGTGCTGCCAGCGCAAGGTGCCGCTGGTGTTTTTGCAAAACATCACCGGTTTCATGGTGGGGCGCAAGGTGGAAAACGAAGGCATCGCGCGCCACGGCGCCAAGATGGTGACGGCGGTGGCCACGGCGGCGGTGCCCAAGTTCACGGTGATCATCGGCGGCAGCTTTGGTGCCGGCAACTACGGCATGTGCGGGCGCGCTTTTGGCCCGCGCTTTTTGTGGATGTGGCCCAATGCGCGCATCAGCGTCATGGGCGGCGAGCAGGCGGCCAGCGTGCTGGCCACGCTCAAGCGCGACGCCATCGAGGCCAAGGGCGGCCAATGGGCGCTCGAGGACGAAGAGGCCTTCAAAGCCCCGCTGCGCCAGCAGTACGAAACCCAAGGCCACCCCTACTACGCCAGCGCGCGCCTGTGGGACGACGGCGTGATCGACCCCGCCGACACGCGCCGGGTGCTGGCGCTGGGGCTGTCGGCGGCGCTCAACGCACCCATAGCCGACACGCGCTTTGGCGTGTTTCGCATGTAA
- a CDS encoding enoyl-CoA hydratase/isomerase family protein yields MAHLQVTVRGARATVVLTRPELRNAFNEELIAELSAAFQALGARDDVRAIVLAAEGPAFCAGADLHWMRRMADYTREQNLADAGLLAAMLRAIHDCPKPTVARVQGDVYAGGMGLVAACDMAVAVQGAHFCLSEVKLGLIPATIGPYVQRAMGARAAQRYFLSAERFDAAEALRIGFVHAVVAPEALDARVDELVGALCTNGPAAVRACKRLLHDIAQAPLDEALVARTVEAIADIRASAEGREGVQSFLQKRKPNWLD; encoded by the coding sequence ATGGCCCACTTGCAGGTGACGGTGCGCGGTGCGCGCGCCACCGTGGTGCTGACGCGGCCCGAGCTGCGCAACGCCTTCAACGAGGAGCTGATTGCCGAGCTCAGCGCCGCTTTTCAGGCGCTGGGTGCGCGCGACGACGTGCGCGCCATCGTGCTGGCGGCCGAGGGGCCGGCCTTTTGCGCCGGGGCCGATCTGCACTGGATGCGCCGCATGGCCGACTACACGCGCGAGCAAAACCTGGCCGATGCCGGGCTGCTGGCGGCCATGCTGCGCGCCATTCACGACTGCCCCAAGCCCACCGTGGCGCGGGTGCAAGGCGATGTGTACGCCGGTGGGATGGGGCTGGTGGCGGCCTGCGACATGGCGGTGGCGGTGCAAGGGGCCCACTTTTGCCTGAGCGAAGTCAAGCTGGGCCTGATTCCGGCCACCATCGGCCCCTACGTGCAGCGCGCCATGGGCGCGCGCGCGGCGCAGCGCTACTTTTTGAGCGCCGAACGCTTCGATGCCGCCGAGGCGCTGCGCATCGGCTTCGTGCACGCCGTGGTGGCGCCCGAGGCGCTGGATGCGCGCGTCGATGAGCTCGTGGGCGCCCTGTGCACCAACGGCCCGGCCGCCGTGCGTGCCTGCAAGCGGCTGCTGCACGACATTGCCCAAGCGCCGCTGGACGAGGCGCTGGTGGCGCGCACGGTCGAGGCCATCGCCGACATCCGCGCCAGCGCCGAAGGGCGCGAGGGCGTGCAGTCGTTCCTACAAAAACGCAAGCCCAATTGGCTGGACTGA
- a CDS encoding acetyl/propionyl/methylcrotonyl-CoA carboxylase subunit alpha has translation MFKKILIANRGEIACRVAATARRLGVQTVAVYSDADAQAKHVSACDEAIHIGGSAPKDSYLQWARIIAAAQATGAQAIHPGYGFLSENADFARACAAAGVVFIGPPAAAIEAMGLKAESKRLMEQAGVPLVPGYHGAAQDPALLQREADRIGYPVLIKASAGGGGKGMRAVESSADFAAALASCQREARSSFGDDAVLLEKYVQRPRHIEIQVFADSHGHCVYLHERDCSVQRRHQKVLEEAPAPGLTPALRQQMGQAAVAAAQAVGYVGAGTVEFIVEQADYAQPEAMRFYFMEMNTRLQVEHPVTEAITGVDLVEWQLRVAAGEALPLQQHELRLQGHAIEARICAENPDQQFLPATGTLAVYRKPAHCAFERGPLRFDDGVREGDAISPFYDSMIAKLIVHADTREQALARLDAALAQTHIVGLATNVQFLRHVVRSPSFAQARLDTALIPREAARLFDQDPVGLPLAVAAATAQTLLDERALETPDPFSRRDGWCSHPSADAARRRLAFEYRGQPVDATLIYARDASVQLCVEPPAVQAAQADAEAAAAVAPAAAAADCAGPLRFHSLPAGSAWALELGFGGHSSRASVYMLSEQVHVFTPQGAAQIVEIDRLAHAGDHALEGGRLSAPMPGKVLSFCVSAGEAVKKGQPLALMEAMKMEHTLSAPADGTVAELLYAPGDQVSEGAELLRFVPA, from the coding sequence ATGTTTAAGAAAATCCTGATCGCCAACCGCGGCGAAATCGCCTGCCGCGTGGCCGCCACTGCGCGCCGCCTCGGCGTGCAGACGGTGGCCGTGTATTCCGACGCCGACGCGCAAGCCAAGCACGTGAGCGCCTGCGACGAGGCGATCCACATCGGCGGCTCGGCGCCCAAAGACAGCTACCTGCAATGGGCGCGCATCATCGCCGCGGCCCAAGCCACGGGCGCGCAAGCCATCCACCCCGGCTACGGTTTTTTGAGCGAAAACGCCGACTTTGCCCGCGCCTGCGCCGCCGCGGGCGTGGTGTTCATCGGGCCACCGGCGGCAGCGATCGAGGCCATGGGGCTCAAGGCCGAGTCCAAGCGCCTGATGGAGCAAGCCGGCGTGCCGCTGGTGCCGGGCTACCACGGCGCCGCGCAAGACCCGGCGCTGCTGCAGCGCGAGGCCGACCGCATCGGCTACCCGGTGCTGATCAAGGCCAGCGCCGGCGGGGGCGGCAAGGGCATGCGCGCAGTCGAATCCAGCGCCGACTTTGCCGCCGCGCTCGCCAGCTGCCAGCGCGAGGCGCGCAGCAGCTTTGGCGACGACGCGGTGCTGCTCGAAAAATACGTGCAGCGCCCACGCCACATCGAAATCCAGGTGTTTGCCGACTCGCACGGCCACTGCGTCTATCTGCACGAGCGCGACTGCTCGGTGCAGCGCCGGCACCAAAAGGTGCTCGAAGAAGCCCCGGCGCCGGGCCTCACCCCCGCCTTGCGCCAGCAAATGGGGCAGGCGGCGGTGGCGGCGGCGCAGGCGGTGGGCTATGTGGGCGCGGGCACGGTGGAGTTCATCGTTGAGCAGGCCGACTACGCCCAGCCCGAGGCGATGCGTTTCTACTTCATGGAGATGAACACGCGCCTGCAAGTGGAGCACCCGGTGACCGAGGCCATCACCGGCGTCGATCTGGTGGAGTGGCAGCTGCGCGTGGCCGCTGGCGAGGCGCTGCCGCTGCAGCAACACGAGCTGCGTCTGCAGGGCCACGCCATCGAGGCGCGCATCTGCGCCGAAAACCCCGACCAGCAGTTCCTACCCGCGACCGGCACGCTGGCGGTGTACCGCAAACCGGCGCACTGCGCCTTTGAGCGCGGCCCGCTGCGCTTCGACGACGGCGTGCGCGAGGGCGACGCCATCAGCCCGTTTTACGATTCGATGATCGCCAAGCTGATCGTGCACGCCGACACCCGCGAGCAGGCGCTGGCGCGGCTGGACGCGGCGCTGGCGCAGACGCACATCGTCGGGCTGGCGACCAACGTGCAATTTTTGCGCCACGTGGTGCGCAGCCCATCGTTTGCCCAAGCCCGGCTCGACACCGCCTTGATCCCGCGCGAGGCCGCGCGGCTTTTTGACCAAGACCCGGTCGGCCTGCCGCTGGCCGTGGCCGCGGCCACGGCGCAAACCCTGCTCGACGAGCGCGCCCTAGAAACCCCCGACCCCTTCAGCCGCCGCGACGGCTGGTGCAGCCACCCCAGCGCCGACGCCGCCCGGCGCCGCCTGGCCTTCGAGTACCGGGGCCAGCCGGTGGATGCCACCCTAATCTATGCGCGCGACGCCAGCGTGCAGCTGTGCGTGGAACCGCCGGCGGTGCAGGCGGCGCAGGCTGATGCCGAGGCCGCTGCGGCGGTTGCGCCCGCAGCCGCTGCAGCGGACTGCGCAGGCCCACTGCGCTTTCATTCACTGCCCGCTGGCAGCGCGTGGGCGCTGGAGCTGGGCTTTGGCGGGCACAGCAGCCGCGCCAGCGTTTACATGCTGAGCGAGCAGGTGCACGTCTTCACGCCGCAGGGCGCGGCGCAGATCGTCGAGATCGACCGGCTCGCCCACGCCGGCGACCACGCCCTCGAGGGCGGCCGTCTGAGCGCCCCGATGCCGGGCAAGGTGCTGTCGTTTTGCGTGAGCGCAGGCGAAGCGGTCAAAAAAGGGCAGCCGCTGGCGCTGATGGAGGCCATGAAAATGGAGCACACCCTATCCGCTCCCGCCGACGGCACCGTGGCCGAACTGCTCTACGCCCCCGGCGACCAGGTGAGCGAAGGGGCCGAGCTGCTGCGCTTCGTGCCCGCCTGA
- a CDS encoding hydroxymethylglutaryl-CoA lyase, which translates to MNLPPKVHLVEVGPRDGLQNEAQALPAAVKIELVQRLQAAGLRHIEVTSYVSPKWVPQMADNHAVMAGLVRQSGVRYAVLVPNLKGLEAALPDRPDEIVVFGSASEAFSQKNINCSVAESIERFAPVVQAARAAGIFVRGAMSCTVGCPYEGEVAPQQVGQLARLMKSIGVQHVGVADTTGVGTPLKVQRAFEATLQHYALHEVSGHFHDTYGQALANTLAALQLGVAQFDASVAGLGGCPYARGASGNVATEDLVYLLHGMGVHTGVDLEALVEAGAYISAALGRPSGSRVARALLARRAAGSA; encoded by the coding sequence ATGAACCTCCCCCCCAAAGTGCATCTGGTCGAAGTCGGGCCGCGCGACGGGCTGCAAAACGAGGCCCAAGCGCTGCCCGCTGCGGTCAAGATCGAGCTGGTGCAGCGGCTGCAGGCGGCCGGTTTGCGCCACATCGAAGTCACCAGCTACGTCAGCCCCAAGTGGGTGCCGCAGATGGCCGACAACCACGCCGTGATGGCCGGCCTGGTGCGCCAGAGCGGCGTGCGCTACGCCGTGCTGGTGCCCAACCTCAAGGGCCTAGAGGCGGCGCTGCCCGACCGGCCCGACGAGATCGTGGTTTTTGGCTCGGCCAGCGAAGCCTTCAGCCAGAAAAACATCAACTGCAGCGTGGCCGAGAGCATCGAGCGCTTTGCGCCGGTGGTGCAAGCCGCGCGCGCGGCCGGCATTTTTGTGCGCGGCGCCATGAGCTGCACCGTGGGCTGCCCCTACGAGGGCGAGGTGGCGCCGCAGCAGGTGGGGCAGCTGGCGCGCTTGATGAAAAGCATCGGGGTGCAGCACGTGGGCGTGGCCGACACCACCGGCGTGGGCACGCCGCTCAAGGTGCAGCGCGCCTTCGAAGCCACCTTGCAGCACTACGCGCTGCATGAGGTCAGCGGCCACTTCCACGACACCTACGGCCAGGCGCTGGCCAACACGCTGGCGGCGCTGCAGCTGGGGGTGGCGCAGTTCGATGCCTCGGTGGCCGGGCTGGGCGGCTGCCCCTACGCCCGCGGGGCCAGCGGCAACGTGGCCACCGAAGACCTGGTCTATTTGCTGCACGGCATGGGGGTGCACACCGGCGTCGATCTCGAGGCGCTGGTCGAGGCCGGCGCGTACATCAGCGCCGCGCTTGGCCGCCCCAGCGGCTCGCGGGTGGCGCGCGCGCTGCTGGCGCGGCGCGCAGCGGGCAGCGCCTAG
- a CDS encoding DUF1289 domain-containing protein: MSATATDPACDPASPAATTAALRRPDLAAALRAARAGRGLPSPCVGVCRMDAASGLCLGCWRTLDEIARWGAASAAEQLVCWQRIGQRLAQSASDPATSPAPPQLG; encoded by the coding sequence ATGAGTGCCACTGCCACCGACCCAGCCTGCGATCCTGCCTCCCCAGCGGCCACCACCGCCGCATTGCGCCGCCCCGATCTGGCCGCGGCGTTGCGCGCGGCCCGCGCCGGCCGTGGCTTGCCCTCGCCTTGCGTCGGCGTCTGCCGCATGGACGCCGCCAGCGGCCTGTGCCTGGGCTGCTGGCGCACGCTGGACGAAATCGCGCGCTGGGGCGCGGCCAGCGCCGCCGAGCAACTGGTGTGCTGGCAGCGCATCGGGCAGCGCCTGGCGCAATCAGCCAGCGACCCGGCAACCAGCCCAGCACCGCCCCAGCTTGGTTAA
- a CDS encoding universal stress protein, translating to MFKKILVPSDGSKLAHGAAEFAAGLAKVHGASVVGLYVIDPFPYIGIGDASAAGLQAYMGEAQAAADRALGNIQSCCEAQGVAFAADTIERNSTYEGILETAQDEGCDLIVMGSHGRTGVKALILGSVAQKVLTYAKVPVLIVKP from the coding sequence ATGTTCAAAAAAATCCTGGTGCCCTCTGATGGCTCCAAACTGGCGCATGGTGCGGCCGAATTTGCCGCCGGTCTGGCCAAGGTACACGGAGCCTCGGTGGTCGGGCTGTACGTGATCGACCCCTTCCCCTACATCGGCATCGGCGACGCCTCGGCCGCCGGCCTGCAAGCCTACATGGGCGAAGCGCAAGCCGCCGCCGACCGCGCGCTGGGCAATATTCAGAGCTGCTGCGAAGCGCAGGGGGTGGCGTTTGCCGCCGACACCATCGAGCGCAACAGCACCTACGAAGGCATCTTGGAAACCGCGCAAGACGAAGGCTGCGACCTGATCGTCATGGGCTCGCACGGCCGCACCGGCGTCAAGGCGCTGATTCTGGGCAGCGTGGCACAAAAAGTGCTCACTTACGCCAAGGTGCCAGTGCTGATCGTCAAGCCCTAA